One Huiozyma naganishii CBS 8797 chromosome 4, complete genome genomic region harbors:
- the ACB1 gene encoding long-chain fatty acid transporter ACB1 (similar to Saccharomyces cerevisiae ACB1 (YGR037C); ancestral locus Anc_4.181), producing MVSQLFEEKAKQVNSLATKPGNDVLLRLYGLYKQATVGDCVGDRPGVFSMKERAKWDAWDKLRGMTGEEAEKLYIELVEDLFAAEQ from the coding sequence ATGGTCTCGCAGTTGTTCGAGGAGAAGGCTAAACAGGTGAACTCGCTGGCGACGAAGCCAGGGAACGACGTGCTGTTGCGGTTGTACGGGCTGTACAAGCAGGCGACCGTCGGCGACTGTGTGGGGGACAGGCCGGGCGTGTTCAGCATGAAGGAGAGGGCGAAGTGGGACGCTTGGGATAAGTTGAGAGGGATGACGGGCGAGGAGGCTGAGAAGTTGTATATAGAGTTGGTAGAGGACCTGTTTGCCGCTGAACAGTGA
- the KNAG0D03960 gene encoding exportin family protein, translating into MSWPSMPGCQRQALNDIVGINSTNSNIISFVKQTVLDLLRKKVESNVHLRNKIVDLLTKIFYNTYGEINGNQWDTFFQDIITLLNVQPLLESSTPGGYSPVGIDYFNRICLFINSEIADQTYVRSKATQVKNNYLKDTMRMQDISSLAVIWINPLKSVISTTQHSSELSEIAILTLSCIGSYILWIDVNLIINPECIAVIFSFLDFSGTKIACSKCLVEIISKKMKPLENFALLG; encoded by the coding sequence ATGTCGTGGCCTTCAATGCCAGGGTGTCAACGACAAGCACTGAATGACATTGTCGGGATAAACTCTACAAATAGTAATATCATAAGTTTTGTCAAGCAAACCGTTTTGGACTTGCTTCGAAAGAAAGTTGAATCAAATGTCCATTtaagaaataaaatagtGGACCTTCTGACCAAAATATTCTACAACACATACGGTGAAATAAACGGGAATCAATGGGACACTTTTTTCCAGGATATAATCACTCTGTTAAACGTTCAACCGCTGCTTGAAAGTTCAACGCCGGGTGGTTACTCCCCGGTCGGTATCGATTATTTCAACAGAATTTGTCTTTTTATCAATTCGGAGATAGCAGATCAAACCTATGTCAGGTCTAAGGCCACTCAAGTGAAAAATAATTATTTGAAAGATACGATGAGAATGCAAGATATCAGCAGCCTTGCCGTTATATGGATTAACCCATTGAAAAGTGTAATATCTACCACCCAGCATTCCAGTGAACTATCCGAAATAGCAATACTGACATTATCATGCATTGGATCGTACATACTCTGGATTGATGTGAACTTAATAATTAATCCGGAGTGCATAGCCGTcattttcagtttcctGGATTTCTCAGGGACCAAAATCGCATGTTCCAAATGTCTCGTCGAAATAATATCAAAGAAGATGAAACCACTTGAAAATTTTGCTCTCCTGGGATAA
- the KNAG0D03970 gene encoding uncharacterized protein (similar to Saccharomyces cerevisiae ORM1 (YGR038W) and ORM2 (YLR350W); ancestral locus Anc_4.182), with protein MTAEEFTVNRDPRQLLMADLEPFPSYHGSGELDKEDRVDGGSASSTGTSSGSDSALALAAGASANTSAGSAGGRSRASSLSTSDPNEPVQDHRRRRSSSLISHVEQETLEDENDQHVFPNLNASWVSQRGAWIIHLVVIVLLKLFYNLLPGLNGRKMSWTLTNMTYNIGMYVMFHLIKGTPFDFNGGAYDNLTMWEQIDNETLYSPSRKFIICVPIALFILATHYSQFSFKLFIFNFVVTFCVGILPKLPVTHRLRVYIPFVNQPQQIS; from the coding sequence ATGACAGCAGAGGAGTTTACCGTAAACAGGGACCCAAGACAATTGCTGATGGCTGATTTGGAACCGTTCCCTTCGTACCACGGCAGTGGAGAGCTGGACAAAGAAGACCGTGTGGATGGTGGCAGTGCGAGTAGTACTGGGACCAGTAGCGGGAGTGACTCTGCGTTAGCACTAGCAGCTGGCGCTAGTGCTAACACCAGTGCAGGGTCTGCCGGCGGTAGGTCCCGCGCGTCCTCCCTCAGCACGTCGGACCCGAATGAGCCCGTGCAGGATCACCGGCGTAGAAGGTCTTCCTCACTCATCTCGCACGTCGAGCAGGaaactttggaagatgaaAACGATCAACATGTGTTCCCAAACCTTAACGCCTCGTGGGTCTCTCAACGTGGTGCGTGGATCATCCACCTCGTGGTGATCGTGcttttgaaactgttctATAACCTGCTACCGGGGCTCAACGGAAGAAAGATGTCCTGGACTCTCACTAATATGACTTACAACATAGGCATGTACGTCATGTTCCATCTGATAAAGGGCACTCCGTTCGACTTCAACGGCGGTGCGTACGATAACCTCACCATGTGGGAACAGATAGACAACGAGACTTTGTACTCCCCCTCTAGAAAGTTCATCATCTGTGTCCCCATCGCTTTGTTCATCTTGGCAACACATTACTCGCAATTCAGcttcaagttgttcatCTTTAACTTCGTCGTCACTTTCTGCGTCGGGATACTACCAAAACTACCTGTCACCCACAGACTGCGCGTATACATCCCTTTTGTCAACCAACCGCAACAGATCAGCTGA
- the KSS1 gene encoding mitogen-activated serine/threonine-protein kinase KSS1 (similar to Saccharomyces cerevisiae KSS1 (YGR040W); ancestral locus Anc_4.184): protein MSRTITFDIPSSYKLIDLIGEGAYGTVCSALHKPSQVKVAIKKIQPFSKRMFVTRTLREIKLLRFFHAHENIISILDQVTPQTVQELQAVYIVQELMETDLHRVLAAQRLSDDHIQYFVYQTLRALKAIHSAGVIHRDIKPSNLLLNSNCDLKVCDFGLARCLQSSSASRETMFGFMTEYVATRWYRAPEIMLSFQEYTTAMDIWSVGCILAEMLLGRPLFPGRDYHHQLWLILEILGTPHPADFDQIKSRRAREYIAGMPLRQRKPWDLVFSRPIDTSLLDLLTRMLTFNPDNRITAHEALEHAYLAPYHDPTDEPAYQPLDVETDAFWKMDNNIEAAVTSTVQDDEDADEDDATMHTLKRLLFEELHKPLL, encoded by the coding sequence ATGTCCCGCACTATCACGTTCGATATCCCGTCCAGTTACAAACTCATAGACCTCATCGGCGAAGGCGCATACGGGACAGTATGTTCCGCTTTACACAAACCATCACAGGTCAAAGTGGCCATCAAGAAGATCCAACCTTTCTCCAAACGCATGTTCGTCACACGAACACTCCGTGAGATCAAATTACTCCGGTTCTTCCACGCTCACGAAAACATCATCAGTATCCTCGACCAAGTCACACCGCAAACCGTACAAGAGTTACAAGCAGTGTACATCGTCCAAGAACTAATGGAGACGGACTTACACCGTGTCCTTGCCGCACAGAGACTCAGCGACGATCACATCCAGTACTTCGTGTACCAGACCCTAAGGGCACTCAAGGCGATCCACTCAGCGGGTGTCATACACAGAGACATCAAACCGTCAAACCTTCTCCTCAACTCGAACTGTGACTTGAAAGTATGCGATTTCGGACTCGCCCGATGTCTGCAGAGCTCATCCGCGTCCCGTGAGACTATGTTCGGGTTCATGACCGAGTACGTAGCTACAAGGTGGTACCGTGCCCCCGAGATCATGCTCTCCTTCCAAGAGTACACCACGGCAATGGATATCTGGTCGGTAGGGTGTATCCTAGCGGAGATGCTCTTGGGGAGACCGCTGTTCCCAGGCAGGgactaccaccaccaactgTGGCTCATCCTTGAAATCCTGGGGACACCACACCCTGCAGACTTCGACCAGATCAAGTCCCGCCGGGCAAGGGAGTACATCGCGGGGATGCCCCTCAGGCAGAGGAAACCTTGGGACTTGGTGTTCTCCAGGCCCATAGATACAAGTTTACTCGATTTGCTCACAAGAATGCTCACGTTCAACCCGGACAACCGCATCACGGCCCACGAGGCATTAGAACACGCGTACCTCGCTCCCTACCATGACCCAACAGACGAACCGGCGTACCAACCGCTCGATGTCGAAACGGACGCATTCTGGAAGATGGACAACAACATCGAAGCGGCAGTAACCAGCACGGTACaagacgacgaagacgCAGATGAGGACGACGCCACGATGCACACGCTCAAGCGACTGCTCTTCGAAGAATTGCACAAGCCGCTCCTGTGA
- the BUD9 gene encoding Bud9p (similar to Saccharomyces cerevisiae BUD9 (YGR041W) and BUD8 (YLR353W); ancestral locus Anc_4.186), producing MPEPSRRRAPLYSEVAGSDPREGTPASIAKSYSVLLNDSHMQQHRASKSVSDWLTTAGESSSDGEGEEQGQGRLRTFQHRNASGNTLSTSVLLNTAVQPGLIEESIETAAEQLKSDFAWGEHHRQNSPTSLINFPLHEFHIPRRSMLPSPSHRIESSTPSASRPRKPLVSPIFNAPSSPSISEDPWIHTGIQHASSSDVYENEKPTRVASSPLREFSMGNPPHQYDDDDDGETSSVISDSESTATGRTPYHSQRIDSSSMESLKLQDCSFKDIFDPAKVCLVLVAGLLVPPSLFIVYFCKGDGMLGSDYNVLRLILNANHRAAVLKGFIWDIDVDWFRNWCLLLAILETLLVLAAVAIAFGVGLTR from the coding sequence ATGCCGGAACCGTCAAGGAGGAGAGCACCGCTGTACAGCGAAGTAGCAGGGAGTGACCCGAGGGAGGGGACACCCGCCAGTATCGCGAAATCATACAGCGTCTTGCTGAACGACTCACATATGCAACAACATAGGGCGTCCAAGTCCGTCTCCGACTGGCTCACCACTGCGGGGGAAAGCAGTTCCGATGGCGAGGGCGAAGAGCAGGGACAGGGACGCTTGAGAACCTTCCAGCATAGGAACGCCAGCGGGAACACACTCTCCACGTCAGTATTGCTAAATACGGCCGTACAACCGGGCCTCATCGAGGAATCGATCGAAACAGCAGCGGAACAACTCAAAAGCGACTTCGCGTGGGGGGAACACCACCGCCAGAACTCGCCCACATCACTCATCAACTTCCCATTGCACGAGTTCCACATACCGCGAAGGTCAATGCTCCCGTCCCCCTCGCACAGGATAGAGTCGTCGACTCCATCGGCAAGCAGACCCAGGAAACCGCTAGTGTCACCAATATTTAATGCACCGTCATCACCTTCCATTAGCGAGGACCCCTGGATCCATACTGGAATACAACACGCGAGCAGCTCAGACGTGTACGAGAACGAGAAACCGACCAGAGTCGCATCTTCCCCGCTAAGAGAGTTCTCAATGGGAAACCCCCCCCACCAgtacgacgacgacgacgacggaGAGACTTCATCAGTGATCTCGGACAGTGAGTCCACAGCAACTGGAAGGACACCCTACCATTCCCAGAGGATAgactcgtcgtcgatgGAATCGCTTAAGTTGCAGGACTGCTCCTTCAAAGACATATTCGACCCGGCAAAAGTATgcctcgtcctcgtcgcCGGGTTGCTCGTCCCACCATCGCTGTTCATCGTCTACTTTTGTAAGGGGGACGGTATGCTTGGGTCAGACTACAACGTGCTGAGGCTCATCCTCAACGCAAACCACCGTGCCGCTGTGCTGAAGGGGTTCATCTGGGACATCGATGTCGACTGGTTCAGAAACTGGTGCCTCTTGTTAGCCATCTTGGAGACACTGCTCGTCCTTGCAGCGGTCGCCATTGCATTCGGTGTTGGGTTAACACGGTGA
- the MTE1 gene encoding Mte1p (similar to Saccharomyces cerevisiae YGR042W; ancestral locus Anc_4.187): MISHIVEYQCQYSSQVMKKHKSWYDGRLKYFKANSRFMLYSEDNVQLGSAFVTSERQVQQFLDPAGFECQEHKIFGAFVVVIYEVLKEYDREIQHITARDTRAAKPSANCNATGEAPRAKCAVRPTLKKRVLIDTSTEREGYTTTGLALKWNKPFKPPRMVPRDSGNRPAVRDSRVKREVGTTTKMRSTPAEVVDTPAAPPKHKNKAIHTTTVQIQTDRSTPRPTAYIKTARKAVHDTHFRSRNFAPIRRIAHNPIVLPK, from the coding sequence ATGATCTCACACATCGTCGAGTACCAGTGCCAGTACTCGAGCCAGGTGATGAAGAAGCACAAGAGCTGGTACGACGGGAGgttgaagtacttcaagGCGAATAGCAGGTTCATGCTGTACTCCGAGGACAACGTGCAGCTGGGCAGTGCGTTTGTCACCAGTGAGAGACAGGTACAACAGTTCCTGGACCCTGCTGGGTTTGAGTGCCAGGAACACAAAATCTTCGGCGCGTTTGTCGTGGTCATATACGAGGTGCTCAAAGAGTACGACAGGGAGATCCAGCACATCACGGCCCGTGACACTCGAGCGGCCAAGCCGTCTGCTAACTGTAACGCCACTGGGGAGGCGCCAAGGGCGAAGTGTGCTGTTCGgcccactttgaagaaaagagtGCTAATCGATACTAGCACTGAGCGAGAGGGGTACACAACAACCGGGCTGGCGTTGAAGTGGAACAAACCGTTCAAACCACCTCGGATGGTCCCCCGAGATAGTGGGAACCGACCTGCCGTGAGAGATTCCCGTGTCAAAAGAGAAGTGGGCACCACTACGAAGATGAGGTCGACCCCAGCAGAAGTAGTGGACACTCCCGCTGCGCCACCTAAGCACAAGAACAAAGCTATTCACACAACGACTGTACAGATCCAGACTGATCGAAGTACACCGCGACCTACAGCTTACATTAAAACTGCACGGAAAGCAGTTCATGATACCCACTTCAGAAGTCGGAATTTTGCTCCCATCAGAAGGATCGCACACAATCCGATAGTACTCCCCAAGTGA
- the KNAG0D04010 gene encoding transaldolase (similar to Saccharomyces cerevisiae YGR043C and TAL1 (YLR354C); ancestral locus Anc_4.188) yields the protein MTLGVKKQKVEGECSALDNLKAAGTRVVADSGDFKAIAKYDPQDSTTNPSLILAASKKSDYQTLIDNAVQYGKQHGTTTDEQVCCAMDKLLVEFGTSILKIVPGMVSTEVDARLSFDKEATIKKALRIIELYKEEGIDKDRVYIKIASTWEGINAAKVLEKEHGIHTNLTLLFSFAQAVACAEARVALVSPFVGRIVDFYTAKTGKQYTSEDNPGIISVKNIYNYYKKHGYKTIVMAASLRTIDEVKALAGLDNMTLPLSVLDKLMDSSESVPTVLTPEIAKREGGEKISYINNESKFRFAMCEDEMATSKLADGIRKFAADAVTLQELLEKKVTA from the coding sequence CCGCTGGGACTCGTGTGGTTGCTGATTCTGGTGACTTCAAAGCTATTGCCAAATACGATCCACAGGATTCTACGACGAACCCGTCCCTGATCCTGGCGGCGTCTAAAAAGAGTGACTACCAGACCTTGATTGACAACGCGGTCCAGTACGGGAAGCAGCACGGCACGACCACCGATGAGCAGGTGTGCTGTGCGATGGACAAGCTGCTAGTGGAGTTTGGGACGTCGATCTTGAAGATCGTGCCCGGGATGGTTTCCACGGAAGTTGATGCCCGTCTATCCTTTGACAAAGAGGCAACCATCAAGAAGGCGCTACGGATTATAGAGCTGTACAAGGAGGAAGGTATTGACAAGGATCGTGTTTACATCAAGATTGCATCCACATGGGAAGGTATCAACGCGGCGAAGGTGTTGGAGAAGGAGCATGGTATCCACACCAACTTGACACTGCTGTTTTCCTTTGCGCAGGCAGTCGCCTGTGCGGAAGCGCGTGTGGCGCTTGTGTCCCCCTTCGTCGGTAGAATTGTTGACTTCTACACGGCAAAGACTGGGAAACAGTACACCTCTGAAGACAACCCGGGCATCATCTCTGTGAAGAATATCTACAATTACTACAAGAAGCACGGGTACAAAACCATCGTCATGGCCGCTTCGCTAAGAACTATCGACGAAGTTAAAGCACTAGCCGGTTTGGACAACATGACCCTCCCATTGTCTGTATTGGACAAACTCATGGACAGTTCTGAATCCGTGCCGACTGTTTTAACCCCGGAAATTGCCAAGAGGGAGGGCGGTGAAAAGATCTCTTACATCAACAACGAGTCCAAGTTCCGCTTCGCGATGTGTGAGGATGAGATGGCCACCTCTAAATTGGCAGACGGGATCAGAAAGTTCGCAGCAGATGCTGTGACTTTGCAAGAGCTATTAGAGAAGAAAGTCACCGCTTGA